ATGCTTTGTACGGGGTGGACATTTTCGTGGACCCGGAGTACCGGGGCCTGCGTCTGGGAAGACGCCTGTACGATGCCAGAAAAGAATTATGCGAAACCCTGAACCTGAAAAGCATCATTTTCGGAGGCCGGATTCCCGGGTACGGCAAATATGCCAAAGAGATGACCCCGGCCCAGTATATCCAAAAGGTGAAAGCCACTGAGATCTATGACCCGGTGCTCACCTTTCAGCTGTCCAATGATTTTCACATCAAAAAAATCTTGAAAAATTACATTCCCGAAGACACCCAGTCCGATGCTTATGGGGTCCTTATGGAATGGAACAACATCTATTATGAAAAAAAACAGATCCTGTTCGGCGGCCGCAAGGCCTATCCCCGCATCGGTGTGGTCCAGTGGCAGATGCGGTCCTTCAACAATCTGGAGGAATTCCTCCACCAGGTGGATTTTTTCGTGGATGCCATGGCCGGGTACAACTCGGATCTGATCGTGTTTCCGGAACTGCTCAATGCGCCGATGCTCAAAAATTTTAATCAGGAAAATCCGGCCGAAGCCATGCGGTCCCTGTCCGAATATACCGACGATATCCGGGCCGCATTCGTGAACCTGGCCATCACCTACAACATCAATATCGTGACCGGGAGCCTGCCCCAGCTCAGGGATGACGATCTGTACAACGTATCGTTTCTGTGCAGACGGGACGGGACCTGGGATTCCCAGGACAAGCTGCACATCACGCCGGACGAGGCCCAGTACTGGGGGTTCAAGGGAGGGCATTCTTTGAAGGCGTTTCAGACCGATATCGGCAAGATCGGCATCCTGGTGTGTTATGACGTGGAATTTCCCGAACTGTCCCGGTACCTGGCGGAAAAAGGCATGACCCTTTTGTGTGTCCCCTACTGGACCGACACCAAAAACGCGTATCTGCGGGTCCGGCGGTGTGCCCAGGCCCGGGCCATTGAAAACGAATGCTACGTGGCCATTTCCGGCAGCGTGGGCAACCTGCCCAAGGTGGAAAATATGGATATCCAGTATGCCCAGTCCGCCGTGTTCACCCCGTCCGATTTTGCGTTTCCCCATGATGCCATTGCGGCCGAAGCCACACCCAACACGGAGATGACTCTGATGGTGGACCTGGACCGGGATCTGTTAAAAGAACTGCGCCAGATCGGCAGTGTCAGAAATCTGAAAAGCCGGCGCAGTGAATTGTATGAAGTGCTGTGGAAACCGGATATGAATATTGAAAAAAATACCGGTCACAAACAGAATTTATGACAGACGAACTTCCCGGGTTTGGCACCCAACTCCCGGATAATAAAGCAACGGACCAATGAAAAATAAAATATCAGATAAAGTACCTGAAAAAACAGACCGTTGTCGGATACTCATGGAACAGTCCAGAGACGGTATTGTCATTCTGGATCAGACAGGACAAGTGATCGAATCCAGTCAGCGGTTTGCCGACATGATCGGCCAT
This DNA window, taken from Desulfotignum phosphitoxidans DSM 13687, encodes the following:
- a CDS encoding bifunctional GNAT family N-acetyltransferase/carbon-nitrogen hydrolase family protein; its protein translation is MTDIEPTDHKLSLRNLKKEDYPDIQRIMDLVYAGMGGAWTPEEFAVLIDQFPEGQICIEDKGKVIAAALAIIVTAEEFEKQRHTYEDVVTGGKMSRHDPEGDALYGVDIFVDPEYRGLRLGRRLYDARKELCETLNLKSIIFGGRIPGYGKYAKEMTPAQYIQKVKATEIYDPVLTFQLSNDFHIKKILKNYIPEDTQSDAYGVLMEWNNIYYEKKQILFGGRKAYPRIGVVQWQMRSFNNLEEFLHQVDFFVDAMAGYNSDLIVFPELLNAPMLKNFNQENPAEAMRSLSEYTDDIRAAFVNLAITYNINIVTGSLPQLRDDDLYNVSFLCRRDGTWDSQDKLHITPDEAQYWGFKGGHSLKAFQTDIGKIGILVCYDVEFPELSRYLAEKGMTLLCVPYWTDTKNAYLRVRRCAQARAIENECYVAISGSVGNLPKVENMDIQYAQSAVFTPSDFAFPHDAIAAEATPNTEMTLMVDLDRDLLKELRQIGSVRNLKSRRSELYEVLWKPDMNIEKNTGHKQNL